Proteins found in one Streptomyces sp. TLI_235 genomic segment:
- a CDS encoding putative enzyme related to lactoylglutathione lyase (manually curated) encodes MGSVGARSAGTTGTPPVGAGEMRLEVVVLPVSDVDRARQFYGSLGWRLDADLAVEEGYRVVQFTPPGSLCSIIFGEGVTSAPSGSAHGLQLSVYDIDAARADLVERGVDVSRVFHDITGVFHHAGTRGRLDGPAPEHADYGSFVSFNDPDGNGWLLQEIKTRLAGR; translated from the coding sequence GTGGGCAGCGTGGGAGCGAGATCCGCCGGGACCACCGGAACGCCTCCGGTGGGAGCCGGCGAGATGCGACTCGAGGTCGTGGTGCTGCCGGTCTCCGACGTTGACCGGGCAAGGCAGTTCTACGGATCGCTGGGCTGGCGACTGGATGCCGACCTGGCCGTCGAAGAAGGCTACCGGGTGGTGCAGTTCACCCCGCCGGGTTCGCTGTGCTCGATCATCTTCGGCGAGGGCGTGACGTCGGCCCCGTCCGGCTCGGCACATGGCCTGCAGCTCTCCGTGTACGACATCGACGCGGCCCGGGCGGATCTCGTCGAGCGCGGAGTGGACGTGAGCAGAGTATTCCACGACATCACGGGCGTCTTCCACCACGCCGGGACCCGGGGACGCTTGGACGGACCGGCTCCCGAGCACGCGGACTACGGTTCCTTCGTGTCGTTCAATGACCCGGACGGCAACGGCTGGTTGCTCCAGGAGATCAAGACGCGCCTGGCCGGCCGCTGA
- a CDS encoding NAD(P)-dependent dehydrogenase (short-subunit alcohol dehydrogenase family) has product MTTPARKPELLGQTVVVIGGSAGIGLETARRARTEGAEVVLVGRDPGRLERAAGELGAQRTEAFDATDPAALATFFQDLQAPIDHVMVTAGGPTYGPLLAMSAAEVRDAISDHAVLELEVARNAVGRVRPGGSLVFMGGTGARRVSRGLGVASAATNALPPFTAALALELAPVRVNLIAAGFVDTPLSASLLGDRIEERRAELRATLPIGRVVGPADVAALAIHLMVNTALTGATYDIDGGQQFVS; this is encoded by the coding sequence GTGACAACCCCAGCGCGCAAGCCCGAACTGCTCGGCCAGACCGTCGTCGTCATCGGCGGCAGCGCCGGCATCGGGCTCGAGACGGCCAGGCGTGCCCGGACCGAGGGTGCCGAGGTCGTCCTCGTCGGCCGCGATCCCGGCCGGCTGGAGCGCGCGGCCGGCGAGCTCGGCGCGCAGCGCACCGAGGCGTTCGACGCTACCGATCCTGCGGCCCTGGCGACGTTCTTCCAGGACCTGCAGGCCCCGATCGACCACGTGATGGTGACGGCCGGCGGCCCCACCTACGGGCCGCTGCTAGCCATGAGCGCCGCAGAGGTACGGGACGCGATCAGTGATCACGCAGTGCTGGAGCTCGAGGTCGCACGCAACGCCGTCGGCCGGGTGAGACCCGGAGGCAGCCTGGTGTTCATGGGCGGCACCGGCGCACGGCGGGTCAGCCGAGGGCTCGGGGTCGCCTCCGCCGCCACCAACGCGTTGCCTCCGTTCACCGCAGCCCTCGCACTGGAACTTGCACCGGTACGCGTCAACCTCATCGCGGCCGGCTTCGTCGACACTCCGCTCTCGGCCTCGCTGCTGGGCGACCGGATCGAGGAACGCCGCGCCGAGCTGCGCGCGACGCTGCCGATCGGCCGCGTCGTCGGACCCGCGGACGTTGCGGCGTTGGCCATTCACCTCATGGTCAATACGGCGCTGACCGGCGCGACATACGACATCGACGGCGGGCAGCAGTTCGTCTCATGA
- a CDS encoding AraC family transcriptional regulator: protein MLERLNQALDHLEACLDREVDMAEVARIAAVSEYHLRRLFSTLAGMPLPVYVRRRRMTLAGADVLAGELTLLDVAVLYGYGSGEAFARAFRSVHGIGPGEARRTGAVLTAQPRMSFRVVVEGSAAMRYRIVEKEPFRVVGRKARVPLVHEGVNAAAAAHVESLDEQAIARMKELADREPPGILSAAVYLTDSREEGAEADYWIGVVTGPEAAAEELDALDVPAGTWAVFDNHGPYPSALQELWRDVFTQWFPSNPYMSRPGPELLRTQPVEIGAETDSQLWIPVERGSRSAGA, encoded by the coding sequence GTGCTGGAGCGGCTGAATCAGGCGCTGGACCACTTGGAGGCCTGCCTCGACCGGGAGGTCGACATGGCCGAGGTGGCCCGGATCGCCGCGGTCTCGGAGTACCACCTCCGGCGGCTGTTCTCCACGCTCGCCGGGATGCCCCTGCCGGTCTACGTGCGGCGCCGACGGATGACCCTTGCCGGCGCCGATGTGCTGGCCGGGGAGCTCACGCTGCTCGATGTCGCGGTGCTATACGGGTACGGCTCGGGCGAGGCGTTCGCCCGGGCATTCCGGTCGGTGCACGGCATCGGGCCGGGCGAGGCCCGGCGCACGGGTGCGGTGCTCACGGCACAGCCACGCATGTCCTTCCGTGTGGTCGTCGAAGGGAGTGCGGCCATGCGGTACCGGATCGTGGAGAAGGAGCCGTTTCGGGTCGTCGGCCGGAAGGCCCGGGTCCCGCTCGTACACGAGGGGGTCAACGCGGCCGCCGCGGCGCACGTGGAAAGCCTGGACGAGCAGGCGATCGCACGGATGAAGGAGCTTGCCGACCGGGAGCCGCCGGGGATCCTGTCGGCGGCGGTGTACCTGACCGACAGCCGGGAAGAGGGCGCCGAGGCGGACTACTGGATCGGCGTGGTGACCGGTCCCGAGGCGGCCGCCGAGGAGCTCGACGCCCTCGACGTGCCGGCCGGGACCTGGGCGGTCTTCGACAACCACGGGCCCTATCCGAGCGCCCTCCAGGAGCTGTGGCGAGACGTGTTCACGCAGTGGTTCCCCTCGAACCCGTACATGAGCCGGCCAGGTCCGGAGCTCCTGCGGACGCAGCCGGTGGAGATCGGCGCGGAGACCGACTCCCAGCTGTGGATCCCGGTCGAGCGGGGCAGCAGGAGCGCCGGGGCGTGA
- a CDS encoding CubicO group peptidase (beta-lactamase class C family), whose amino-acid sequence MADVKGFCEPRFDAVRAALAALLGKDDVGASAAVYIDGEQVVDIWGGYADADRSVTWERDTLTAVNSTTKNMTALCALILADRGELDLSAPVAAYWPEFAAAGKENVLVRHVLSHTAGLPDLSGLTAVDELYDWESVTAGLTAQAPAWEPGTAAGYHALTFGFLVGEIVRRITGRSLGEFFAEEVAKPLGADFHIGLSAEHDHRVAPLIPPPSLSDEYAASAPPGPDGTRRENTGAAIRVKDVNSMAWRRAQVPAVNGFGNARSVALVQSVLANQGSAGGVRLLSPQGCEPAWQEVFRGDDRVLGMPMSWTVGFGKFGNTFGWGGWGGSLVVSDPGSRMTVAYVMNQMIDRDRQEDNRGMEIVMAAYSGLH is encoded by the coding sequence ATGGCTGATGTTAAGGGATTTTGCGAGCCGCGGTTTGACGCAGTCCGGGCGGCCCTAGCAGCTTTGCTCGGTAAGGACGACGTGGGTGCCTCGGCAGCCGTCTACATCGACGGCGAGCAGGTGGTCGACATCTGGGGCGGGTACGCCGATGCGGACCGCTCCGTCACCTGGGAGCGCGACACCCTCACCGCCGTGAACTCGACGACCAAGAACATGACCGCCCTGTGCGCGCTGATTCTGGCCGACCGGGGCGAGCTCGATCTGTCTGCGCCGGTCGCGGCCTACTGGCCCGAGTTCGCCGCGGCCGGTAAGGAGAACGTGCTGGTGCGGCACGTGCTGTCGCACACCGCGGGGCTGCCGGACCTGTCCGGGCTGACGGCGGTCGACGAACTCTACGACTGGGAGAGCGTGACGGCAGGGCTGACCGCGCAGGCGCCCGCATGGGAGCCAGGAACGGCCGCCGGCTATCACGCGCTCACCTTCGGCTTTCTTGTGGGTGAGATCGTCCGCCGCATCACCGGCCGCAGTCTTGGCGAGTTCTTCGCCGAAGAGGTGGCCAAACCGCTGGGCGCGGACTTCCACATCGGGCTCTCCGCCGAGCATGACCACCGCGTCGCACCGCTCATCCCGCCGCCGTCACTGAGCGACGAGTACGCCGCCAGCGCACCGCCAGGACCGGATGGCACACGCCGGGAGAACACCGGTGCCGCGATCCGGGTCAAGGACGTCAACTCCATGGCCTGGCGCCGTGCGCAGGTCCCTGCGGTGAACGGTTTCGGCAACGCTCGCTCTGTCGCCCTTGTGCAATCGGTATTGGCGAACCAGGGTTCGGCCGGCGGCGTGCGACTGCTGTCCCCCCAGGGTTGCGAGCCCGCGTGGCAGGAAGTGTTCCGCGGTGACGACCGCGTGCTGGGGATGCCGATGTCCTGGACGGTGGGCTTCGGTAAGTTCGGCAACACCTTCGGCTGGGGCGGCTGGGGCGGCTCGCTGGTCGTGAGCGATCCCGGTTCACGCATGACGGTGGCCTATGTCATGAACCAGATGATCGACCGGGATCGGCAGGAGGACAACCGCGGCATGGAGATCGTGATGGCCGCCTACAGTGGCCTGCACTGA
- a CDS encoding regulatory ArsR family protein, producing the protein MQHAALAHPMRQRLLFALSRRPSTISRLAAQLGANKGSISHHLRVLREAGLVLDAGTRQVRGGTEQYYRRAAKGLLVAEPQADGTAALFGAVAQELDRSPVDHSLTLRHIRLGPAKAARLAEALAQLIAETEEDAEDEPVHGLLVAVYQQADATSRPRP; encoded by the coding sequence GTGCAGCACGCCGCGCTCGCCCACCCGATGCGCCAGCGCCTGCTGTTCGCCCTGAGCCGTCGGCCGTCGACGATCAGCAGGCTGGCCGCACAGCTGGGAGCGAACAAGGGCAGCATCTCCCACCACCTCAGGGTGCTGCGCGAGGCGGGCCTGGTCCTGGACGCCGGGACGCGGCAGGTCCGCGGCGGCACCGAGCAGTACTACCGGCGGGCCGCGAAGGGCCTCCTGGTCGCCGAACCGCAGGCCGACGGCACGGCCGCGCTGTTCGGCGCCGTCGCCCAGGAGCTGGACCGCTCGCCCGTCGACCACTCACTGACACTCCGCCACATCCGGCTTGGCCCGGCCAAGGCGGCGCGACTGGCCGAGGCGCTGGCCCAACTGATCGCCGAGACGGAGGAGGACGCGGAGGACGAGCCGGTACACGGCCTGCTGGTGGCGGTCTACCAGCAGGCGGACGCCACGTCACGGCCCCGGCCCTGA
- a CDS encoding peptidase S41-like protein: protein MTALTAPLVPDTATVVESIAALIAEHYVFPDVAEQLATLLRRRSADGSYRAETAQELAASVTADLRSVNGDLHLGLKYHAEPVPAEQGAATLAAMRRAFDDSLGGVPRVELLDGGVAVLEIAPAVFPLDWAARPLAAALTLVAPASALVLDLRRNAGGDPDTVAFICGYLIDGRTHLNTMLSRQGEVAEQYWTPPFVPGARYGGSKPLYVLTSEGTFSGGEELAYDLQQLGRAQVVGEGTRGGAHPREGWTVHPHLELSVPVARGVNPVSGTNWEGTGVRPDVPCDAEEALDRAVALALARLAEVRG from the coding sequence ATGACCGCTCTCACCGCGCCGCTCGTGCCGGACACCGCCACCGTCGTCGAATCGATCGCCGCCCTTATCGCCGAGCACTACGTCTTTCCCGACGTCGCCGAGCAGTTGGCGACCCTGCTGCGTCGCCGGAGCGCCGACGGCTCCTACCGTGCCGAAACCGCACAGGAGTTGGCCGCATCCGTCACGGCCGACCTGCGCTCGGTCAACGGCGACCTGCATCTCGGCCTCAAGTACCACGCCGAGCCGGTGCCGGCGGAGCAGGGCGCGGCGACACTGGCGGCCATGCGGCGGGCGTTCGACGACTCCCTGGGCGGCGTCCCGCGCGTGGAACTGCTCGACGGAGGGGTCGCGGTCCTGGAGATCGCACCCGCGGTGTTCCCGCTGGACTGGGCGGCGCGGCCGCTGGCCGCGGCGCTCACCCTGGTGGCTCCCGCAAGCGCCCTCGTCCTGGACCTGCGCCGCAACGCCGGCGGCGACCCCGACACGGTCGCCTTCATCTGCGGCTACCTGATCGACGGCCGCACGCACCTCAACACCATGCTCTCCCGCCAGGGCGAGGTGGCCGAGCAGTACTGGACGCCCCCGTTCGTCCCGGGCGCCCGCTACGGCGGCAGCAAGCCGCTCTACGTGCTCACGAGCGAGGGCACCTTCTCCGGGGGCGAAGAGCTCGCCTACGACCTGCAGCAGCTCGGACGCGCCCAGGTCGTCGGGGAAGGCACGCGCGGTGGCGCGCACCCGCGCGAGGGCTGGACGGTGCACCCGCACCTGGAGCTCTCCGTGCCGGTCGCCCGCGGCGTCAACCCCGTCTCGGGCACCAACTGGGAGGGCACCGGCGTCCGGCCCGATGTGCCGTGCGACGCCGAGGAAGCACTCGACCGCGCGGTGGCCCTCGCGCTGGCCCGCCTGGCGGAGGTCCGGGGCTGA
- a CDS encoding ABC-type bacteriocin/lantibiotic exporter with double-glycine peptidase domain, with product MTERSRFRAEALNHHAGHDTHGPVLGADASAHRPGSWTQRVRLLRERLRDARRGGRVPVCFQTQVSDCGPACLVMTLRHHGIDADLDTVRARADSGRNGASARTLLELARGFGLRGRGVRAELDSLPQLAPGTILFWNFDHFVVLESATKDYVDVVDPAFGRRRLSRASVTESFTGVALEFEAPLAGTRAAPSARSIADRLGPWERLRPFLPRGRELRDLAAVSTALMALELVLPLTTGYLVGHVLPGGPLDAFWLAACGLGLITVLFLTLQLARSLLVAKRQALIEKRLTWGIVEHLVSLPYDWFTVRSPGDLAMRVRTSNALNQVLGITAVSATVDSLLIVVYLIAIVFANAVLACLVILLIALQVVITAVSWRRQVNIGQEVLERQTKAQTELVELLESITTLKATGLEGRAAERWSHALVREVDRRLTSRRSMAVATALSQTVRFGAPLLVVLAGIWRVLHGQDSLGAALGFMTLTIALFAPLEGMFGAASQLAMVRPTVARLDDVLRSVPEPRGELAGTGVPEPGRITAEDVSFRYPGAPRPTLTGISLDIAPGEFVAVIGRSGSGKSTLGTLLAGLQLPTSGTVTVDGADLARLDRPTYRAQIGYINQNAHLFGGTIRDNITFGTDGIDQADLVEAVRLARIHEEIEAFPMGYNTLVGPGGHGLSGGQRQRIVLARALARKPRLLVLDEATSALDPGLEQEILTGLLAADVTVVAIAHRLTVLDRADQVLVLRDGRIVETGTPADLVAHGREYQWLS from the coding sequence ATGACCGAGCGATCACGGTTCCGCGCCGAGGCGCTCAACCACCACGCCGGACACGACACCCACGGGCCGGTCCTCGGCGCCGACGCCTCGGCGCACCGGCCGGGCTCGTGGACCCAGCGCGTCCGCCTCCTGCGCGAGCGGCTGCGCGACGCCCGTCGGGGCGGCCGGGTACCGGTCTGCTTCCAGACCCAGGTCAGCGACTGCGGCCCCGCCTGTCTGGTGATGACCCTGCGTCACCACGGCATCGACGCCGACCTCGACACCGTCCGCGCCCGCGCCGACTCCGGGCGCAACGGCGCCTCGGCCCGCACCCTGCTCGAACTCGCCCGGGGCTTCGGCCTGCGCGGGCGCGGCGTACGGGCCGAGCTGGACAGCCTGCCGCAGCTCGCGCCCGGCACCATCCTGTTCTGGAACTTCGACCACTTCGTAGTGCTGGAGTCGGCGACCAAGGACTACGTCGACGTCGTCGACCCCGCATTCGGCCGCCGCCGGCTCAGCCGGGCGAGCGTGACGGAGTCCTTCACCGGCGTCGCGCTCGAGTTCGAGGCGCCGCTCGCCGGGACCCGGGCCGCCCCGTCCGCCCGGAGCATCGCGGACCGGCTCGGCCCGTGGGAGCGGCTGCGCCCCTTCCTGCCGCGCGGGCGGGAGCTGCGCGACCTCGCCGCCGTCTCCACCGCGTTGATGGCCCTCGAACTCGTGCTCCCCCTGACCACCGGCTACCTCGTCGGACACGTCCTGCCCGGCGGCCCGCTGGACGCGTTCTGGCTGGCCGCCTGCGGACTCGGGCTGATCACCGTGCTCTTCCTCACCCTGCAACTGGCCCGCTCGCTGCTGGTCGCCAAACGCCAGGCCCTCATCGAGAAACGGCTCACCTGGGGAATCGTCGAACACCTGGTATCGCTCCCGTACGACTGGTTCACCGTCCGCAGCCCGGGGGACCTGGCGATGCGGGTCCGCACCAGCAACGCCCTCAACCAGGTGCTCGGGATCACCGCCGTCTCCGCGACCGTCGACAGCCTGCTGATCGTCGTCTACCTGATCGCGATCGTCTTCGCCAACGCCGTCCTCGCCTGCCTGGTGATCCTCCTCATCGCCCTCCAGGTCGTGATCACGGCGGTCAGCTGGCGCCGGCAGGTGAACATCGGTCAGGAGGTCCTGGAGCGTCAGACCAAGGCGCAGACCGAGCTGGTCGAACTCCTGGAGAGCATCACCACCCTCAAGGCCACCGGGCTGGAGGGCCGCGCCGCCGAGCGCTGGTCGCACGCCCTGGTGCGCGAGGTCGACCGCCGGCTGACCTCCCGGCGCAGCATGGCCGTCGCCACCGCGCTCAGCCAGACCGTACGGTTCGGCGCCCCCCTGCTGGTCGTGCTGGCCGGGATCTGGCGGGTGCTGCACGGGCAGGACTCGCTCGGCGCCGCGCTCGGCTTCATGACGCTGACGATCGCCCTCTTCGCCCCGCTGGAGGGGATGTTCGGGGCCGCCTCCCAGCTCGCGATGGTCAGGCCCACGGTGGCACGGCTCGACGACGTCCTGCGGTCCGTCCCGGAGCCCCGGGGCGAGCTGGCCGGTACGGGTGTGCCCGAGCCGGGCCGGATCACCGCCGAGGACGTCTCCTTCCGCTACCCGGGCGCACCCCGCCCGACCCTCACCGGCATCTCCCTGGACATCGCCCCGGGCGAGTTCGTCGCCGTGATCGGCCGCTCCGGCTCCGGCAAGTCGACCCTCGGGACCCTGCTCGCCGGACTCCAGCTGCCCACCTCCGGGACCGTCACCGTCGACGGCGCCGACCTCGCCCGGCTGGACCGGCCGACCTACCGGGCCCAGATCGGCTACATCAACCAGAACGCCCACCTGTTCGGCGGCACGATCCGCGACAACATCACCTTCGGCACCGACGGCATCGACCAGGCCGATCTGGTCGAGGCCGTCCGCCTGGCCCGCATCCACGAGGAGATCGAGGCCTTCCCGATGGGGTACAACACCCTGGTCGGCCCCGGCGGCCACGGCCTCTCCGGCGGCCAGCGCCAGCGGATCGTGCTGGCCCGGGCGCTGGCCCGCAAACCCCGGCTGCTGGTCCTCGACGAGGCGACCAGCGCCCTGGATCCCGGCCTGGAACAGGAGATCCTCACCGGGCTGCTCGCCGCCGACGTCACCGTCGTCGCGATCGCCCACCGGCTCACCGTGCTGGACCGCGCCGACCAGGTGCTCGTGCTGCGCGACGGCCGGATCGTCGAGACCGGCACCCCCGCCGACCTGGTGGCGCACGGACGGGAGTACCAGTGGCTGTCCTGA
- a CDS encoding acyl-CoA synthetase (AMP-forming)/AMP-acid ligase II encodes MTPTAETPAGEQPGSGPTGTVRDWLRHHADRRPDEVAVTALDGGSERGRLTYRDWAALADRAGAAMRAHGARTGDRVLLALPNDESFPAALVAAVGAGLVAVPVPAIEGGRVESARERLLGIVADCRPALLVAPEPRIAGFRSLLGPSGPRCVAWQELAEGRTGPPGPDVERAEIAVLQYTSGSTGHPKGVALTHRSLRASCAQAGLAYRESPADVAVTWVPLHHDMGLVTAVLRPLFTGYRSVLLSPREFVRSPGSWLAAITAHGGTLSSAPDFGYALCARRVPEAELSGYDLAGWRVARNAGEVVRAETVERFTARFAPAGLRADAVLPSYGLAEATLTVTACTTQRPPLVLRVDRERLARGEVAPARDGAVAVRLLSSGVPLPGTRVAIRGADGRGRLGEVQVDGPQLFAGYWPGRRDGGPHPTGDLGFLHRGHLFVVGRADDVVVHHGRNFHPPDIAAACAEVAGVRAGRCSAFLLPDGDVCVVAELADPAGRPPRAVTAVEAQVRRALARTLGLYVAQVVLVPAGTLPVTTSGKVRTAETARRHRRGLLPVPTGSPRPGEEGRAHR; translated from the coding sequence GTGACGCCCACGGCGGAGACGCCGGCCGGCGAGCAGCCCGGGAGCGGTCCCACCGGGACGGTACGGGACTGGCTGCGCCACCACGCCGACCGACGGCCCGACGAGGTGGCGGTGACGGCGCTCGACGGCGGGTCGGAGCGGGGCCGGCTCACCTACCGGGACTGGGCGGCGCTCGCCGACCGGGCCGGCGCGGCGATGCGGGCGCACGGCGCACGGACCGGTGACCGCGTCCTGCTGGCGCTGCCCAACGACGAGTCGTTCCCGGCCGCGCTGGTGGCCGCGGTCGGCGCCGGGCTGGTCGCCGTGCCCGTCCCGGCGATCGAGGGCGGGCGGGTGGAGAGCGCCCGGGAACGGCTGCTGGGCATCGTCGCCGACTGCCGGCCCGCGCTGCTGGTCGCGCCCGAGCCGCGGATCGCCGGGTTCCGGTCGCTGCTGGGGCCGTCGGGCCCGCGCTGCGTCGCCTGGCAGGAGCTCGCCGAGGGGCGGACGGGCCCACCGGGCCCGGACGTGGAGCGGGCCGAGATCGCCGTCCTGCAGTACACCTCCGGCTCGACCGGGCACCCCAAGGGCGTCGCGCTCACCCACCGGTCGCTGCGGGCGAGTTGCGCACAGGCCGGCCTGGCCTACCGGGAGAGCCCGGCGGACGTCGCGGTCACCTGGGTGCCGCTCCACCACGACATGGGCCTGGTCACCGCCGTGCTGCGGCCGCTGTTCACCGGGTACCGGTCCGTGCTGCTCTCCCCGCGGGAGTTCGTCCGCTCGCCGGGCTCCTGGCTCGCCGCGATCACGGCCCACGGCGGCACGCTGTCGAGCGCACCGGACTTCGGCTACGCGCTCTGCGCCCGCCGGGTGCCGGAGGCCGAGCTGTCCGGCTACGACCTCGCCGGGTGGCGGGTGGCGCGCAACGCGGGCGAGGTGGTCCGGGCGGAGACGGTCGAGCGGTTCACCGCCCGGTTCGCCCCGGCCGGCCTGCGCGCCGACGCCGTCCTGCCGTCGTACGGGTTGGCGGAGGCCACGCTGACCGTGACGGCCTGCACGACCCAGCGGCCGCCGCTGGTGCTGCGGGTCGACCGGGAGCGGCTGGCCCGCGGCGAGGTCGCACCCGCCCGGGACGGCGCGGTGGCCGTCCGGCTGCTCTCCAGCGGGGTGCCGCTGCCCGGGACCCGGGTGGCCATCCGCGGCGCCGACGGCCGCGGACGCCTCGGCGAGGTCCAGGTGGACGGGCCGCAGCTGTTCGCCGGCTACTGGCCCGGACGGCGCGACGGGGGCCCGCATCCGACCGGGGACCTGGGCTTCCTGCACCGGGGACACCTGTTCGTCGTCGGCCGGGCGGACGACGTGGTGGTGCACCACGGGCGGAACTTCCACCCGCCCGACATCGCGGCGGCGTGCGCCGAGGTGGCCGGCGTGCGGGCCGGGCGCTGCTCGGCCTTCCTCCTGCCCGACGGCGATGTCTGCGTGGTGGCGGAGCTCGCCGACCCGGCCGGGCGGCCGCCGCGGGCCGTCACGGCGGTCGAGGCGCAGGTGCGCCGCGCGCTGGCCCGGACGCTCGGCCTGTACGTGGCGCAGGTGGTGCTGGTGCCGGCGGGCACGCTGCCGGTGACCACCAGCGGGAAGGTCAGGACGGCCGAGACCGCGCGCCGCCACCGGCGCGGGCTGCTGCCGGTGCCGACCGGCTCGCCGCGGCCGGGGGAGGAGGGACGTGCGCACCGGTGA
- a CDS encoding regulatory LuxR family protein, translating to MDISYNSARAVVEADWQEADVAVYEWVLEHGHLDPAVISADLRLTEDTVRGALARLVAARLVQPDLHDPAEGFAVSPEVAGAQLAAPVRSRIREAEEQLARAHEVLEQFTARHARHLRHGSGHFRVITSMLEVRLALTEAAQRCSEEVLSSQPGGGSRVVEAMDEAMERDRKILERGVRMRTLYHHTARFNGPSQAYVAAASAIGAEYRTAHELFGRLVIFDRKLAFIPPDDGTRGAIAISEPSVVAYLAEIFEQAWAHATPFVDAASQGLGQVAREVDRTILRLLAAGLKDESIARRLGMSLRTVRRHIADVMEQLRVDSRFQAGVAAARGGLLDGDEPLAAAPVTVIAQTRC from the coding sequence ATGGACATTAGCTACAATTCCGCCCGGGCGGTCGTCGAGGCCGACTGGCAGGAGGCCGATGTCGCCGTCTACGAATGGGTACTGGAGCACGGGCACCTCGACCCCGCGGTGATCTCGGCCGACCTGCGGCTGACCGAGGACACGGTTCGCGGAGCACTCGCCCGGCTCGTCGCCGCCCGGCTCGTCCAACCCGACCTGCACGACCCCGCGGAGGGCTTCGCCGTGTCGCCCGAGGTCGCCGGCGCCCAACTCGCGGCGCCCGTGCGGTCCCGGATCCGCGAGGCCGAGGAGCAACTGGCCCGCGCGCACGAGGTACTGGAACAGTTCACCGCCCGGCACGCCCGGCACCTGCGACACGGCAGCGGCCACTTCCGGGTCATCACCAGCATGTTGGAGGTCCGCCTCGCGCTCACCGAGGCGGCCCAGCGATGTTCCGAGGAGGTGCTGTCCAGCCAGCCCGGCGGTGGCAGCCGGGTGGTCGAGGCGATGGACGAGGCCATGGAACGCGACCGGAAGATCCTCGAACGCGGGGTGCGGATGCGGACGCTCTACCACCACACCGCGCGGTTCAACGGCCCGAGCCAGGCGTACGTCGCGGCCGCCTCCGCCATCGGGGCCGAGTACCGCACAGCGCACGAGCTGTTCGGCCGGCTGGTCATCTTCGACCGGAAGCTGGCCTTCATACCGCCGGACGACGGCACCCGGGGCGCGATCGCGATCAGCGAGCCCTCCGTCGTCGCGTACCTCGCCGAGATCTTCGAGCAGGCCTGGGCGCACGCCACGCCGTTCGTCGACGCGGCCAGCCAGGGACTCGGCCAGGTCGCCCGGGAGGTCGACCGCACCATCCTGCGGCTGCTCGCCGCCGGGCTGAAGGACGAGTCGATCGCCCGCCGGCTGGGCATGTCGCTGCGCACCGTCCGACGTCACATCGCCGATGTCATGGAGCAGTTGAGGGTGGACAGCCGCTTCCAGGCGGGGGTGGCCGCGGCCCGCGGCGGACTGCTGGACGGCGACGAGCCGCTGGCCGCGGCCCCGGTGACGGTGATCGCCCAGACCAGGTGCTGA
- a CDS encoding 2-deoxy-scyllo-inosamine dehydrogenase (SAM-dependent) — translation MGVFADHQPMFVEVETTTYCNRRCEYCPNSIFDRGLRANEVRMPVDLFAKIVSDLGRNNFCNQFSPHNYGEPLADPRMPELLKLARAEMPLARIALYTNGDFLTLDMFHELQASVDAFIVTQHGEKMPPGVRAILDEYDGSPPNFRYKTAQQIKSNASNRAGLIPLQVKRRKSCGVVMNELHINAHGKLILCCEDYLARKVFGNIRDMSVEEAWTLPERMRVHRENVRGEFSLDQCRSCGFGRLF, via the coding sequence ATGGGAGTGTTCGCCGACCACCAGCCGATGTTCGTCGAGGTGGAGACCACCACCTACTGCAACCGACGCTGTGAGTACTGCCCGAACAGCATCTTCGACCGGGGCCTGCGGGCCAACGAGGTCCGGATGCCGGTCGACCTCTTCGCCAAGATCGTCTCCGACCTCGGGCGCAACAATTTCTGCAACCAGTTCAGCCCGCACAACTACGGCGAGCCGCTGGCCGACCCGCGGATGCCCGAGCTGCTGAAGCTGGCCCGCGCGGAGATGCCCCTGGCCCGGATCGCCCTCTACACCAACGGCGACTTCCTCACCCTGGACATGTTCCACGAACTCCAGGCCTCGGTGGACGCGTTCATCGTCACCCAGCACGGGGAGAAGATGCCGCCCGGGGTGCGGGCCATCCTGGATGAGTACGACGGCAGCCCGCCGAACTTCCGCTACAAGACCGCCCAGCAGATCAAGTCCAACGCCTCCAACCGGGCCGGGCTGATCCCGCTGCAGGTCAAGCGGCGCAAGTCGTGCGGCGTCGTCATGAACGAGCTACACATCAACGCCCACGGCAAGCTGATCCTGTGCTGTGAGGACTACCTGGCCCGGAAGGTCTTCGGGAACATCCGCGACATGTCCGTCGAGGAGGCCTGGACCCTCCCCGAGCGGATGCGGGTGCACCGCGAGAACGTACGCGGCGAGTTCAGCCTCGACCAGTGCCGCTCCTGCGGGTTCGGCCGCCTGTTCTGA